The following proteins are encoded in a genomic region of Hippocampus zosterae strain Florida chromosome 2, ASM2543408v3, whole genome shotgun sequence:
- the si:ch73-70k4.1 gene encoding uncharacterized protein si:ch73-70k4.1 isoform X2 translates to MCGESLCYAFTNIDRLWSTDCGSPWWTKEHLPAVEAPWALTLQSALPYLKEEQWEVPDFPHPSSTEDTSHVLDEVLPFPEPPPASQRCPDLPASSPQQSKAGLDIADRSLSSLIHQEHKGNFVTVRARSEEDHATLDAIAGPSRVKRGGKKQDGKAEVEKRLTVQAHGLDSRPLGKEENIFEERMETEEGEGKKCSGTKSREQALDKLDKCPMCLLVFSVGASQMDRDGHLAQCLSEMNVDMSW, encoded by the exons ATGTGTGGTGAAAGTTTGTGTTACGCGTTTACCAACATTGACAGACTATG GTCTACAGATTGTGGCTCACCATGGTGGACCAAGGAGCATCTCCCTGCTGTGGAAGCCCCGTGGGCCTTGACCCTCCAGTCTGCTCTGCCGTACCTGAAAGAGGAGCAATGGGAAGTTCCTGATTTTCCTCATCCATCTAGTACG GAAGACACGTCGCATGTGCTGGATGAAGTTCTTCCCTTCCCTGAACCACCTCCAGCATCTCAACGGTGTCCAGACCTCCCGGCCAGCTCTCCCCAGCAGAGCAAAGCTGGACTGGACATTGCTGACAGATCGCTCTCCTCTCTCATTCATCAAGAGCACAAGGGCAACTTTGTGACTGTACGAGCTCGCTCCGAAGAAGATCATGCAACTCTCGATGCCATCGCTGGGCCCTCACGTGTCAAAAGGGGAGGCAAAAAGCAAGATGGAAAAGCGGAAGTGGAAAAGAGGCTCACGGTACAAGCTCATGGCTTGGACAGTCGACCTCTGGGCAAGGAAGAAAATATCTTTGAGGAGCGAATGGAGACTGAAGAGggtgagggaaagaaatgcagtGGCACAAAAAGTAGAGAGCAAGCTCTCGATAAGTTGGATAAGTGTCCGATGTGCCTGCTGGTTTTCTCTGTTGG gGCCTCCCAGATGGACCGTGATGGCCACCTGGCTCAGTGTCTGTCAGAGATGAATGTGGACATGAGCTGGTGA
- the si:ch73-70k4.1 gene encoding uncharacterized protein si:ch73-70k4.1 isoform X1, with translation MAGNLSIKSINNRKYSAEDTVEITSGGSLDTIRTAAKKTNVTRSTDCGSPWWTKEHLPAVEAPWALTLQSALPYLKEEQWEVPDFPHPSSTEDTSHVLDEVLPFPEPPPASQRCPDLPASSPQQSKAGLDIADRSLSSLIHQEHKGNFVTVRARSEEDHATLDAIAGPSRVKRGGKKQDGKAEVEKRLTVQAHGLDSRPLGKEENIFEERMETEEGEGKKCSGTKSREQALDKLDKCPMCLLVFSVGASQMDRDGHLAQCLSEMNVDMSW, from the exons ATGGCAGGCAATCTCTcaattaaaagcataaataatcgCAAGTATTCCGCCGAGGATACTGTGGAAATAACCTCCGGTGGCTCTCTGGACACGATACGTACAGCTGCGAAGAAGACTAATGTGACCAG GTCTACAGATTGTGGCTCACCATGGTGGACCAAGGAGCATCTCCCTGCTGTGGAAGCCCCGTGGGCCTTGACCCTCCAGTCTGCTCTGCCGTACCTGAAAGAGGAGCAATGGGAAGTTCCTGATTTTCCTCATCCATCTAGTACG GAAGACACGTCGCATGTGCTGGATGAAGTTCTTCCCTTCCCTGAACCACCTCCAGCATCTCAACGGTGTCCAGACCTCCCGGCCAGCTCTCCCCAGCAGAGCAAAGCTGGACTGGACATTGCTGACAGATCGCTCTCCTCTCTCATTCATCAAGAGCACAAGGGCAACTTTGTGACTGTACGAGCTCGCTCCGAAGAAGATCATGCAACTCTCGATGCCATCGCTGGGCCCTCACGTGTCAAAAGGGGAGGCAAAAAGCAAGATGGAAAAGCGGAAGTGGAAAAGAGGCTCACGGTACAAGCTCATGGCTTGGACAGTCGACCTCTGGGCAAGGAAGAAAATATCTTTGAGGAGCGAATGGAGACTGAAGAGggtgagggaaagaaatgcagtGGCACAAAAAGTAGAGAGCAAGCTCTCGATAAGTTGGATAAGTGTCCGATGTGCCTGCTGGTTTTCTCTGTTGG gGCCTCCCAGATGGACCGTGATGGCCACCTGGCTCAGTGTCTGTCAGAGATGAATGTGGACATGAGCTGGTGA